CAGGTAGTGGCGATTTTCTAAAACTGTTTCGTGTGTTTGGTATCGAGTCTTCACCATTTCCAATAACAGGAAAAAGTTCTATCAGTTCGTATTTACCTTTTTTCAATAATAGCCAAACGATTTTTCTGGTGCATAATACATTCATGCCAGAAGAAGATATTGTTTGGGCAAACGATTATGCTTCAGAAAATGGATTAAAAGTGATCTACTGTTTGTGCCCCAATGCTAATTTGTATATTGAAAACAAAGTGCCGCAGGTTTCTTTATTTCAAAAACATAATTGTGAGTTGGTGTTGGGAACAGATAGTTATAGCAGCAACTGGCAGTTAAGTATTGCAAAAGAAATACAAACCTTACTGCAACATACTTCTATATCCATTGAACAAGCTTTGCAAATGGCAACAATCAACGGTGCAAAAGCTTTGCAGTGGGATAATGAATTAGGAAGTTTTAAAAAGGGAAAAAAACCGGGTGTTGTAATACTTGCAGAAGACTTCAGCAGTTCAGAAAGGTTATTGTAACATTACCTCTCTCCTTCAATCTTGACTATGCACAGGAGTCATCACTCATTATTGATCACTCATCATTCATCTTCACGGTTCCATGATCTGCTGCAATACCGGTAACGTTTTCATCTTTGAAAAATCGGGCATATGAAACATGTAAAACACTTCAACTGCTTCAAGCAACTGACGGCGTTGCAGATAATTCATTGGAATTTCGGTTAACTCATTTGGCTGCATAGCTTTCAATAATTCGCTGATGAGTTTTGCAGATTCCCCTTCTATAAAATAAACGTGCTGCGGATAATGTTCGGCAAAACTTCCTTCCTGCAGATCGAAAATAGTATATCGTTCCGCATCTTCTGTATTCATTTGGAAACCGAAAAAATTAGTAAGATGCAACGAAAAGTACAAAGGGAAATTAGCAGTTACAGCAGACGATGCTTTATCTAATTGCATCAATGCTTCTTCAACAAAATAAAACAGATCAGGATTATTTTCGGGTTGCTTTACACATTTCTGTAACAGTTCCATCATGTAGAGCAGTACACTGTTTTTTATAACATCAGCAAACAACTCTTCATACAAATAACTCCATCGGAATTCCTTTATACGTTGAAGGTTTTTTACATCATGATGATAAACGATTAGCTCGAGAATAGCACCCGGTTGAAAATAATTGGCTTTAGCCCCGCCCTTCTTTGCGTTTGTTCTTACCCCTTGCACAATATAACTCTGCAATCCATACAATTCAGTATAGGCCGATACAATTAAACTTGTTTCGCCATACTTTACTGTTCGTAAAATAACTGCCTTTGTTTTATGGAGCACATTACTCAATCTTCACTTATTTTATAAATACGATCTTGCCTACTTGTTTCTCTGCACCAAATTCATCTTTTGCCAATACCATGTATACTCCGCTTGACACACGTTGGTTTCTATAATCTCTTCCATTCCAAATTGCCTGCCCACCCAATGATCTTGTTTGAAAAACTAACCGTCCATTTAACTCTACAATTTTTACAATAGAATTTTCCGGTAAGCCACGAATCCCAATGTTACCATTGTAACCCGGTGGCACAGGGCTAGGAAACACAATTACTTTATCTGGATTTTCGTTCACATCTGTTGCACCTGCACGATAGCTGCAAATACCATTGAAGGTTGAAAAATATACTTCACCGGTTTTTGGATCAATTGCAATACGAATGATTGCGTTACTCAACAACGGACTGTTTTCTGCAGTAAATCGTTCCAACACTTTTTCTCCATCAGCACTGATTAACCAAACACCATTGCGTGTGCCTACCCATTTGCGGTTGGCAGCATCAACAGCTATTGCCCGGACATCTTCATTCTCGAATAGAAATCCTGCAAAATTATCCTGTTGCACAACCGGCTGAAAAGCTTCACATCCGTTTGTTGTAAATACTTCACCAGGGCATTGAATAATTGCAATGCCTTTATCTGTGCCTAACCAGATAAAACCATCTTTATCCTTCACCATGCAGTTCACTGCATTACTTGGCAGGTTACCGCTGCCTCTTCCGGTTTGAAACCATTTCCAACGATCATCACCAGTGTTATCGATTGACGCTCCATGATTATAAACAAACAGTCCATTTCCCTGCGGCACTTGTATCCATTTCTGATCAGCATCATCAATCAATATTGCACCTACCATATTATCCTGAATTAAAAAAGGCACACGAAACTGTTGCCAGTTTCCGTCTGCTTTTTTTACTAAAAAATTATTAGAGCCGGCGAAATTGCTGACCCATAAATTATTGGCCGCATCAAAAGCCATACCTCCAACACGATAATTATTTGGGTCGCCAACAGCAACATTCAAAGGCGAATTCTGTTTGTAGATCTTGTATTGGGTGGCTGATTTAAATTCTACCAAACCACCACCAAATGATCCCGCATAAATTGTTTCATCTCGTGGATCAATAGCAATACTGATAACATCAAATACCGTATCCATAAAGGATAAATTAGTTCGATTGTAATCTTTCCATTCGTTACCATCAAACGTAAAAAAACCTGTACCGTTGAATTGATAATTCCATGCATCGTTAATACTTCCTCCGGCAACATATAATTTGTTGTTGAAGAAAGACATTTCGCCATCTAGCGGACCATAAGGTGAATTGATGGCATAACGTTCAAATAAACTGCCTTCGGCTTTCAACAATCCTTTTTCAAAATCGGCGATCCATATTTCTGTTCCACTTTTAACGGCATGAAATGGGTAACGCAGTTCGTTGTTATTCTGAACAGTTGCATTTACAACTCCGTTGGTATTCATTGATAATACCCGCCTCTCGTTCCATCCAAAACGTTCTTCGCTGATAAGAATAGCAGCATCACTTACATTCACCGATTCCCATCGCCAGGCATCGTTATAAATGGCTTGCCAATTGAGGCCATTGTTTACATAAATCGTATTGAAGTATTGAACAACAATTGCTGCGTTAATAGTGAATACCTGTTGTATTGCACCTACGGGTAAGCCATTTGTACCACTTACTGTTGTCCAGCTCCTGTAATCATTCAGGTTTGTTGCATTCTGATTTGCAACTTTCAATCCTTCTTCAGTAGCTGCATAAAAACGTGTTGCGTCAGCTGCAAAACCATTCACTTTTACATTTGATCCGTTGTTACCAATAATGAACGTATTGCTGATCTCGTACTTCTCCAGATCAACTACAATTACGCCAAGACCTGTGCTGAGGTAAGCTTTGTTGTTATAAAAGTTGATGTTGTAAATGGTTTTATCACCTGTAACAGTGCTACGGAGTATATCCGGGATATTTATTACATCATTCCGGTACAGCACGTCGAGGTTACTGTTGTTATAAGCGATGAGCAGTTTTTCGCCGGCAGTATAATAATTCAGCGTACGTATCCCCACATCATTCAATCCACTTACTTTACTTATCCTGGTAATTTCTCCATCTTCCCGCCCAACACTGTAAGCACCGAAGTTTGTTGCCACATACACCTTATCATTCGCCAAGGCCACACGTTTGCCCGAACGGTAGTCCATATGCTCACGCCATTGACCAATGGGTGCAAGTTGTGCCAGTGATTTTGAACAACAGACCAGTAAAAGAAAAAAATAAACAAGAGAATGCCTCATCGCTTTCAAATTTAACTGCTTTTCATTCAAGCACATCATTTGGCTGATTTTATGCACTCTTTCCCTGTGGCAAACCAATACAGGTAAGCAATCAAGCCAAATTTTATGCGTTTGTTCAGGCAGAATGGCGTTTCTTTGCGCTGCTTTATTTCAATAAAAACGTATCAGAATAGCATGTGGTATAATCTGGGTAAATGGGTGTTGCGTAACAGGCTTCCTTTAATTATTATTGTTCTCCTTTCAACTGCTGTCATGACTTTTTTTGCATCGAAAGTGCAGCGCAGTTATGATTTTGCAAAAGCTATTCCGCTCGATCATCCAAAATACTTAGAGTACGAAGCATTTAAACAGAAGTTTGGTGAAGATGGGAGTTTGCTGGTAGTTGGTTTTCAAAAGAGCGATTTATTCAAACTTGAATTCTTTCAATCGTTCACTTCCTTACAGAAAGAAATGAAAAAAGTAACGGGCGTTGAAGATGTGTTAAGCATCAGCGCTGCTGTTAACCTGGTGAAAGATTCCGCCACAGAAAAACTAAAGACCACACTTATTTTTCCTGAAACAATTCAGACACAGGAGCAATTAGACAGCTCCAAACAAATACTCTTGAACCTTCCTTTTTATAAAGGACTGTTTTATAACCCTGACAGCAATGTATACATGATCGCTGTGCGCCTTAACAAAGAAGTGTTGAATTCGAAAAAGAGAAATGCTTCCGTTGATGGTATTGTAAAACTTGTCACTGCCTTTGAAGAAAAGCAAAAAGTCACGTTGCATTTGAGTGGCTTGCCACATGTGCGTACTGTGATGAGCACCCGCATTGCCGAAGAGATGCAGTTTTTTCTGTTGGGTTCAGTATTGCTATCAGCCCTTATACTGCTGGTGTTTTTCCGTTCATTCAGTGCCATGTGGTTAAGTATGGCTGTGGTGGTGATTGGTGTTATCTGGAGCCTTGCAACAATTGTGTTCTTTGGCTATAAGATCACCATTTTAAATGCTTTAATCCCGCCATTGATGGTAGTGATCGGTATACCCAACTGTATTTATTTCCTCAATAAGTTTCATACAGAATATAAAAAGACGGGAGATAAACATCAGTCGCTTGTGAACATGATCGGACGCATGGGTATTGTTACTCTCTTCTGTAACATTGCTGCAGCTATTGGTTTCGCTGTGTTTGCATTAACCAAAAGCCAGATCCTGCGTGAGTTTGGTATTGTGGCAGGTATCAATATCATGGTGTTGTTTGTAATTTCTTTTACACTCATTCCAATTGTGTTGAGTTATTTACCACCGCCAAAGCAACGACATGTTCGTTATTTGGAAAACGAGCGTCTCAACCGCTGGCTCATGCGGATTGAAAGCTGGGTGTTCAATCATCCCAAATACATTTATACCGCAACCGCTGTGCTGATCATTGTTTCTGTTCTTGGCGTGATGCGTTTGAAAAGCGTTGGCTACATAGTTGATGATCTTCCGCAAAATGATAAACTTTATGTGGATCTGAAATTCTTTGAAAAACATTTCTCCGGTGTAATGCCTTTGGAAATTGTGGTTGATACAAAACGTAAACAAGGTGTAACACGAAATATAAAAAGTCTTACAAATATTGATTCCCTCGTTTATTATTTACAAAGTCGCCCTGAGATCGGAAAAGCATTGGCGGTAACTGAAGGTTTGAAATTTGCCCGTCAGGCTTATTACGACAGCGACAGTAATATGTACACGGTTCCCAATGAATTTGATCTTGCTTTTCTTGCACCTTATTTACGCATGAAAGGTGACAGCAGCAACAAGAACAACAATTTTGTAAAGCTCGTGGCCAATTTCATGGATAGCACCCAACAAAAAGCACGCATCAGTGTAAACATGGCTGACGTTGGCAGCGACAGCCTTCCGAAAATTCTTGCAGCCGTTCAACAAAAAGCAGAAGAGTTGTTTAACGGTGACAGTCTTGCATATGCAGGATTGATAAACAAAGGCGAAGTAAAACCAGCAGATATTGATTCATCAAAACTCAAACGTACTGCAGATATTCAACTCACAGGAACAAGTATCATCTTTGTTGAAGGCAGCCGCTTTATTATTAATGGATTGAAAGAAAGTATTTTCTGGGCATTCCTGTTGATTGCAATTTGTATGCTCTACCTCTTCCGTTCTTTCAGGATACTTGTTTGCTCTCTCATTCCTAATATCATTCCGTTGGTTATTACGGCTGGCGTGATGGGCTGGGTTGGCATTCCATTAAAACCGAGTACGGTATTAGTTTTCAGCGTTGCTTTGGGTATTGCCATTGATGTAACCATACGTTTCTTAATCAACTACAAACAGGAACTTCCTCTGCATAAACATGACGTTAAGGAAACGGTGAAACAAACCATTCGCCAAACCGGTATCAGTATTATTTATACTTCACTGGTATTGGTAGCCGGCTTTATTATTTTCTGTTTCTCCGGTTTTGGGGGTACTAAGGCACTGGGCTGGCTAACCTCACTTACCTTACTGGTTGCCATGATCACAAACCTTGTACTATTACCGGTTCTATTGATCACTACAAGTAAAAAAGTGACATACCGTTCATAAAAAAACATTGTAAAAAAGCAGCATCAGCGTAATTTTTCTGTCTTCCTTTAACAAATCTTAACATTAGCTGTTACATTTGACGTCTCCTTACGTAAAAAAGGCTCTAGCTGATTGATTGCACCCCCAATTTTGGATTTAACTTTCATTAATAAACCTAAATCGAGTATGAGAAAACTTGTAAGTATGACGTTCGTGCTATTACTCTGCATGATGCAGGCAGTTGCACAAGAAAAAACTGTTACAGGAAAAGTAACAGACGAAAAAGACGGCACACCATTATCTGGTGTTTCGGTGACAGTTAAAGGCTCCTCCATCGGGACAACTACCGCTGTTGACGGAACTTTTCGATTAAGTATCCCCTCTAGCGCAAGAACATTAGTATTTTCTTTTGTAAACTATGCCGCAGTTGAGATGAATGTGGCAAACAGAAGCACTTTTACCGTTTCTTTATCATCTACCGATAAAGATTTGCAGGAAGTAGTAGTAGTTGCTTATGGCACGAAAAAGAAAAGTGACCTTACAGGATCAGTTGCTACAGTAAAAGCCGCGGACATTGAGAACAAACCATTCAGCTCTGTAGACAAAATTCTTCAGGGCGGTGTACCAGGTTTGCAATCTGTTGCTGCTTCTGGTCAACCAGGTGCTGCGCAAAACATCCTCATTCGTGGGGCAAGTTCTATTACAGCAAGCACTGCTCCCCTTTGGGTTATTGACGGTATTCCTATTAACAGTGGCGATGCATCACGTTTACAAACAACTGCCAATTTGTTAAGCACATTAAACCCAAATGATATTGAGACTATCACAGTCTTAAAAGATGCGGCATCTCAATCAATTTATGGTAGTCGTGCGGCAAATGGAGTAATCCTTGTTACAACAAAAAAGGGTAAAGCAGGTAAAACTGTATTCCGTTTTGATACAGAATTTGGCGTAAACTCAGTGGCTTACGAGAATGATCGTTACCGCCCTCTTACTTCGGCAGAATACTTTACGATTACAACTGAAGGGTTGGTAAACGCAGGTGCAAGCCAGGCAACTATCAATAGTACATTAGCAGGCTTAGGTTTTGGTAATGGTAACGACTTTAACTGGAAAAAAGGTATCACAAACGAAAATGCTGCTCAACAACAATACAATCTTAGTGTGCAAGGTGGTAACGAACGTACGACGTTCTTCCTTTCTGGTGGTCATTTCATCCAGGAGGGAACTACTGTCAACTCTAAATTCAAGCGTACTACCGGCAACTTTAAGCTAACCCATAAGGCAACCGATAAGTTAACAATCATTGCAAACCTGAATGGTGGTTTTGTTAACCAACGTGCTCCTCTCGCTGGTGGTGCATTTGGTAATCCAGTGCTTTCGTCATTCTTCCTGTTACCATCAAGAAGTGCATATAACACTGATGGTACATGGAATTACAACCTTGGTGGTTTACATAACACTATTGCACTTACAGAACTCGACAAGCGTTTTCTCAGGGAAATAAGCATGAGGGGTGGTTTGAGCGCAGAATATAAAATTCTTAAAAACCTTCGCTTCAAAACCAGCTATGGCGGCGATCTCAACTTCCTCGAAGAAGATCAATATAACAATCCGTTCCATGGTGATGGTTTGGCATCAAATGGTCGTGCATTTTCATATTATACCCGTTATTACAACTGGGTTTGGACGAATACACTTGATTTAGATCAAAAAATTACACGCAACGGTGATCTATCATTAAATGCACAGATTGGTTATGAGAGTCAAAAGTCTAATGGCTATTTCTCGTCTTTGCAATCGCAGGATTACCCACCAACGTTGTTGTTAACTTATCCGGCAGCGGGTGCGAGACCAACTACTGCAAGCGCCACTATCTCTGATTATTCGTTCAATTCACAATTTGGATCGGTAGCATTAAACTACCAAGATCGCTTTGTTGTATCAGGAAGTTTGAGGAGAGATGGTTCTTCACGTTTCGGTGCAAAAAACAAATTTGGTGTTTTCTATTCAATAGGTGGTACATGGAATGTGGACAAAGAAGCATTTATGCAGAATGTGGAGTTTGTAAATCAGTTAAAACTCCGTGCATCTTATGGTGTTAACGGTAATGCTGGTATTGGTAACTACGACTGGTTGCCTTTATATGGTTATGGCGCTAACTACAACCAACAGCCTGGTAGCTTCCCTTCTAATGTGGGAGATTCCAGTTTGACATGGGAATTGAATAAACCATTTAACGTGGGTATTGATTTCAGTATCTTAAAGAATCGTGTAAGCGTAAGTGTTGACTACTACACACGTAAATCTGAAGATCTTTTGTTGAATGTACCATTGTCACGTACAACAGGTTTCTCGTCAGCTACCAGAAACATTGGTGAAATGGAGAATAAAGGTGTGGAAGTTGATATCAAAACAATTCCTGTTTTAACGAAAGATTTTACCTGGAATCTCGATTTGAATTTCGCACACAACCAAAATAGGATCACAAGTTTACCTGGTGGACAGGATATTGCTGATGGTAATTTCATTATTCGCCAAGGTGTTGCATACAGAACTTTCTTCCTGCGTGAATATGCAGGTGTAGATCCAGCAAATGGAGATCCTCTTTGGTACACAGACGCTACTCGTAAAACCACAACAAATGTTTATCCGGGTGCAGGCGCCCGTATTTTACAAGGGAATGCATTACCTAAATTCTTTGGTGGTTTAACCAACACGTTTACTTACAAAAACTTCTCACTTGATGTACAGTTGTACTACAACTTTGGGAACTTTGTATACGACACTTGGGGAAGCTATTATGTAGGTGCAGGTTTTGGTGCAACCTTCAATAAGGTTTCAAGAGTATTAAACCGTTGGCAGAAGCCTGGCGATGTTACGGACATCCCCAAATATATCTACAACGGAAATAAAAATTTCCAAGGCGGTTCTTCCTTCTATCTGAATAGCGGCGATTTCGTTCGTGTTCGTAATCTTCAGTTAGCTTATACGCTGCCAAAAACTGTTGTTTCAAAAATTAAATTGACAGGAGCGCAGTTTTATTTCAGAGGTACCAATCTGTTTACTTGGGTTAAAGACAAAAATCTGCCTTTCGATCCTGAACAAGGTACCGGCAGCGCAACCAACCTGCAGGTGTTTATTCCTAAAACAATTACTGCGGGCTTAAATATTACTTTCTAAAATTTAATATTCGATTTATTATGATACGATCAATAAAAAATAAACTGTTTTTGCTTCTTGTAGCTGCTGTCGCATTTACATCATGCAAAAAATCGTTTTTGGAACTTAACCCCCCAACCTCGTTAACGCCAGGGCAGGCATTAGCTACAGAAGCGGATTTGCAAGTTGCTTTAAGAGGCGCTTATGCTGGATTGCGTGGTGTAGATTATTTCGGACGCACTGTTCCAATTCTTGGCGATATTATGGCTGACAACACTTATCAGCATGCTGTTAATACCAATCGCTATACACTCTTTAACAACTACTCATTTGTTGTTACTGATGGTAATGCTTTGGGCCTATGGACAAGTGCTTATTCTGTCATTCTCCGTGCGAATAATATTATTAATTCGCCCGTAGCAAGTAACGCTAACGTCAATCAATACAAAGGTGAAGCATATGCACTGAGAGCGCTCTCATATTTTACATTGGTGCGCTATTTCAGCAAGCCTTTTACCGATGCTCCCGATAGTCACGGCGTACCTTTAGTTACGACTTATAATCCTGATGATAAACCAGGACGTGCTACTGTTGCCCAAGTATATGCTTTGATCTTAAGTGATCTTACGCAGGCTTATACATTAATGACCAAGTACACCAACTCGTCACAGTTCAGCAAATATGCTGCAAAAGGTTTGGAAGCAAAAGTTCATATGACAATGGGAACTAAGGCAGCGGCATTAACTGCGGCGTTAGATGTGATAAATAATGGTGGTTTTGGTTCTTTAACTGCAGCTAACCATGCCGCTTATTGGACAAGCCCTGCTATTAGAACTGACAAGCTTGAAACTTTATTTGAAGTTTCCTCTGATGCAGTAGGCAATCTTTCATTCGATGCTCTCTCGTATCTCTACAGTCAAGCAGGTAACTACGGCGACTTAGTTGTAGCCGATGATTTATATGCATTATTTGGTGCCGCTGATGTACGTAAAGCTTTGTACCCTGTTGTGCCGCGTCCAGCTGCCGGAGCCTCTATTCCTACTGTGAACAAATACCCTGCTATTACTGGTGATTTAAGTGAAACAAAAGTATTACGCTTAAGCGAAATGTATTTAATTGCCGCAGAAGCATCGTTACCTGCCAATGAAGTAAATGCATTGACTTATGTAAACTATATCACTAGTCGTCGTGGAGCTGATGCGATCGCATCAACCGGCAATCAATTATTTGAAGACATTATTACCGAAAGAAGAAAAGAACTTGCTTTTGAAGGTGACCGTTACATGGATTTACAGCGTTTGAAACGTACTGTTTCCCGTAGCACAAACTATCCAGCTGCAGCAAGAACTATTGACTACACAAATTTCAGAAGGATTTTGCCAATCCCACAATCTGAAACTGATGCAAACCCTACTATTAAAGCACAACAAAATTCAGGTTATAACTAATAATTTTTCCTGTATTGAATAAATAAAGCCGGTTTTAAACCGGCTTTATTTATTCTTTCCTATTTCTTCATTACTTAGTAGGCTACTATTATAAACATGAATTTATTGGCTAAATCAATTACTCTTACCTCAACACCTCTTCCAACTTCTTCTCCAAATCACTCCCTCTCAAATTATCTGCAATAATTTTTCCTGTTGGGTCAAGTAATACATTGTAAGGAATTCCATTGAAACCATACAAACCGACAGCTTCACTATCCCAGAATTTTAAATCGCTGATATGTGTCCAGGTAAGACCATCTTTTTTAATGGCTTCTAACCAGGCATCCTTCGTTTTATCTAACGAAACACCAAGTATCGTAAAGTTTTTATTCTTATATTTATTATAAGCTGCTACTACATTTGGATTTTCGCCACGACAAGGGCCACACCAGCTTGCCCAGAAATCAACCAACACATACTTACCTTTTAAACTACTCAATGAAAAATTATTTCCATTTACATCAGGCATGGTAATATCAGGAGCCATTGTACCAATAGCTGGTGTATTTTGTTTTGGTGCCTGTGGTGCTGAAGCTACACTTTCACGATATTGTTTCACTACGGTTTGAATACCTGTATGCTTCGGAAAACGCTTCAGCAAATTGTTATACATCGCTTCGTTTTCCGTTGCATCTGTTCCTGTATTGATCGATGTGGCGAACATACTTACCATCGGACTTTTGTCTTCCATGGCAACTTTTTTTACATAAGTTTTGAAAGCTGTAACCATGTTTGTCATAGCCGCTTGCTGCACATTACGAAGACTATCGCCCTGAATTACATTCTGCAATTCGTATTGCATGCTGCCCAGCTTTTGTTGTGTGGCTGAGAGTGAATCAACAAACTCACGTAAGCGTTCACTTGCAGGAGAACCTTTGTAACTCAACTTGCGGATATCATTCCAATCACCTGTAATGGTAATATCAGATTTGTCATTGATCACAAAAAACAATGGTCCGTTTTCAATCTGCGGGAAACGTAATTGCAACAATGATTCTTCTGCTGCTTTTCCTTTCAATGAGAATTTACCGCCGTTCAATGTAATACTATCCAACACCTGCGGTGGCATGTTATCGAATGATATTTGTTCAAGGTAAACAACAGTAGCCGGTGCATTCTTCACTTCACCACTTACCGTAAAATTTTTACTTCCATTGTTTTCACATGCTGCAGCCGAAAAGGCAATCAATGCAATGATTCCAATTTTTTTCATGTTCATTATTTAGTTCGCTAATTTTTCTGTTACTAATTGATTCAGCAGCTTTGGATCGGCTTTACCTTTTGATTTCTTCATCACTTCACCAACAAACAAACCAATCAACCCTTTCTTTCCTTTCTTATACTCGGTTACTTTCTCAGGCATATTGTTCAACACTTCATCGATCAACTTTTGCAACGCATCTTCATTACGTTCCTGGATTAGGTTCAACTGTTGTGCCAGTTCCAAGGCAGTTGTTCCATTGGATTGCAACATAGCAGGGAATAATTTCTGTGCTGCCATCGTATGACTCACTTTCCCATCTTCCACCAATTGAATGATCGATACAAGTTGTGCAGGTTTGATCGAAAGACTGCTGATCTCTTTTCCTTCTTCATTCAATACCGATTTCACCGGACCAAGCAACCAGTTGGCAATTTGCTTATATGATGTTGTTTCAGCTGCAGCAGCTTCAAAATAATCGGCCAGCTCTTTATCATCAGTTAACAATGCAGCATCATATTCAGGCAATGCATATTGTTGAATAAACCGTTGCTTCTTTTGTTCGCTCAGCTCAGGCAATGCCGCTTTAATAGCATTGATGAATTCATCTGTAATTACAAACGGGGGCAGATCAGGATCAGCCATGTAACGGTAATCATCTGCATCTTCTTTAGTACGGATAGCAAATGTTGTTTCTGTATCAGGATTAAAGCCTCTCGTTTGCTGAACGATCATTTCACCTTTTTCTTTCATGTCGATCATCCGCATTACTTCATGATCAATTGCTTTTTTCAGAAATCGTATCGAGTTGAGATTTTTGATCTCCACTTTTGTTCCAAGCTTCTTCTCTCCTTTCAAACGGATTGAAATATTTGCATCGCAACGCAAACTGCCTTCTTCCATATTACCATCACACACGTTTAATGTGCGAACAAGTTTACGTACCTCAGTAACATATGCTGCTGCTTCATCGCCACTATGCAGATCGGGTTCTGTTACAATTTCAATTAACGGTACACCTGCACGGTTATAGTCAACAACAGAATAATTTTCTTCCTGGTCGTGCATACTCTTGCCCGCATCTTCTTCCATGTGTATGCGGTTGAGTTGAATGTTCCGTTCTCCATCATCCGTTTTGATCTTCACAAACCCGCCAACACAAACAGGTGTGGTATGTTGCGATAGTTGATAGCCTTTCGGCAGATCGGGGTAGAAATAATGCTTGCGTGCAAAATAGTTTTTACGTTCAATTGCACAATTACAGGCAAGCCCCATACGCACTGCCAGTTCAATAGCTTCTTTATTCAACTTGGGTAATGTGCCGGGATGAGCCAATGTAATGGGACTGATGTGTGTGTTTGGTTCAGAACCAAAACCTGCACTATCGCCACAAAACAATTTGCTTTTGGTGAGCAATTGGGCATGTACTTCCAGTCCTATGACTGCTTCATATTTATCACTGTAATTCGACATAAAGTTTATTTTCAACTCTTTTTGCCTCGACTAGCCGATCGACAAAAAGCCAACCCTTCGACTACTCTATGGGTAGCCCTTGGTTTGGGTTGGCAAAAATACCCGTTTTACCCCGAAGCATCTGTGAGTAAGCTCACAAAAAAGTCCCCCGGTTGACCGGGGGACGAACTAAATCAGAATATTTATCGAAAACTTAGAGATCTGCCTTGTTGAGTTTCTTTGGGATCTTCACTTCAACGGTAACGGGTTTGCCTGCACGTAAAACTTTCACTGTCCAGAGGTTTTGCTCATTATTAGCACGCAATGCTTCTCGGGCTTCAGCCACATTTTTCACTGCTTTACCATTCACTTCTGTGATCACATCATCTTTCTGTAAACCGCTTTTTGCTGACGGTGAATCTGCTTCCACTTCCAATACTTTCACACCATTTCCT
The DNA window shown above is from Lacibacter sp. H375 and carries:
- the recO gene encoding DNA repair protein RecO → MLHKTKAVILRTVKYGETSLIVSAYTELYGLQSYIVQGVRTNAKKGGAKANYFQPGAILELIVYHHDVKNLQRIKEFRWSYLYEELFADVIKNSVLLYMMELLQKCVKQPENNPDLFYFVEEALMQLDKASSAVTANFPLYFSLHLTNFFGFQMNTEDAERYTIFDLQEGSFAEHYPQHVYFIEGESAKLISELLKAMQPNELTEIPMNYLQRRQLLEAVEVFYMFHMPDFSKMKTLPVLQQIMEP
- the porZ gene encoding type IX secretion system anionic LPS delivery protein PorZ, coding for MRHSLVYFFLLLVCCSKSLAQLAPIGQWREHMDYRSGKRVALANDKVYVATNFGAYSVGREDGEITRISKVSGLNDVGIRTLNYYTAGEKLLIAYNNSNLDVLYRNDVINIPDILRSTVTGDKTIYNINFYNNKAYLSTGLGVIVVDLEKYEISNTFIIGNNGSNVKVNGFAADATRFYAATEEGLKVANQNATNLNDYRSWTTVSGTNGLPVGAIQQVFTINAAIVVQYFNTIYVNNGLNWQAIYNDAWRWESVNVSDAAILISEERFGWNERRVLSMNTNGVVNATVQNNNELRYPFHAVKSGTEIWIADFEKGLLKAEGSLFERYAINSPYGPLDGEMSFFNNKLYVAGGSINDAWNYQFNGTGFFTFDGNEWKDYNRTNLSFMDTVFDVISIAIDPRDETIYAGSFGGGLVEFKSATQYKIYKQNSPLNVAVGDPNNYRVGGMAFDAANNLWVSNFAGSNNFLVKKADGNWQQFRVPFLIQDNMVGAILIDDADQKWIQVPQGNGLFVYNHGASIDNTGDDRWKWFQTGRGSGNLPSNAVNCMVKDKDGFIWLGTDKGIAIIQCPGEVFTTNGCEAFQPVVQQDNFAGFLFENEDVRAIAVDAANRKWVGTRNGVWLISADGEKVLERFTAENSPLLSNAIIRIAIDPKTGEVYFSTFNGICSYRAGATDVNENPDKVIVFPSPVPPGYNGNIGIRGLPENSIVKIVELNGRLVFQTRSLGGQAIWNGRDYRNQRVSSGVYMVLAKDEFGAEKQVGKIVFIK
- a CDS encoding efflux RND transporter permease subunit — translated: MWYNLGKWVLRNRLPLIIIVLLSTAVMTFFASKVQRSYDFAKAIPLDHPKYLEYEAFKQKFGEDGSLLVVGFQKSDLFKLEFFQSFTSLQKEMKKVTGVEDVLSISAAVNLVKDSATEKLKTTLIFPETIQTQEQLDSSKQILLNLPFYKGLFYNPDSNVYMIAVRLNKEVLNSKKRNASVDGIVKLVTAFEEKQKVTLHLSGLPHVRTVMSTRIAEEMQFFLLGSVLLSALILLVFFRSFSAMWLSMAVVVIGVIWSLATIVFFGYKITILNALIPPLMVVIGIPNCIYFLNKFHTEYKKTGDKHQSLVNMIGRMGIVTLFCNIAAAIGFAVFALTKSQILREFGIVAGINIMVLFVISFTLIPIVLSYLPPPKQRHVRYLENERLNRWLMRIESWVFNHPKYIYTATAVLIIVSVLGVMRLKSVGYIVDDLPQNDKLYVDLKFFEKHFSGVMPLEIVVDTKRKQGVTRNIKSLTNIDSLVYYLQSRPEIGKALAVTEGLKFARQAYYDSDSNMYTVPNEFDLAFLAPYLRMKGDSSNKNNNFVKLVANFMDSTQQKARISVNMADVGSDSLPKILAAVQQKAEELFNGDSLAYAGLINKGEVKPADIDSSKLKRTADIQLTGTSIIFVEGSRFIINGLKESIFWAFLLIAICMLYLFRSFRILVCSLIPNIIPLVITAGVMGWVGIPLKPSTVLVFSVALGIAIDVTIRFLINYKQELPLHKHDVKETVKQTIRQTGISIIYTSLVLVAGFIIFCFSGFGGTKALGWLTSLTLLVAMITNLVLLPVLLITTSKKVTYRS